GCAAAATATCTTTCCCGATCAAATGCAGATTAAAGGGATACCACGTCTTAACTGCATTGTCTAGCTTGGGATCATCCTCCGGGTCTAACAGTGCTGTGATATAACCCAAGAGCGCATCAAACCAGACGTAGAGAGTTTGGGTTGCATCCGTAGGCACAGGAATGCCCCATTGAACGTTAACCCGTGAAATTGAAAAATCTTTCAAGCCTTGACTAACGAAGCTGAGCACCTCATTACGCCGACTTTCTGGCTGGATAAAGTCTGGACGTTTCTCGTACAGATCTTCCAAAATGGCCTGATAACGAGATAGGCGGAAAAAGTAGTTTTGCTCGTCACGCCACTCTACGACCTGATTAGTATGAATGGGGCAGCGGCGATCGTCCAGCAATTCCCGCTCTTCCTTAAACTCTTCGCAGGCAACACAATACCAGCCCTGCTGTTGGCTAGAGTAAATATCTCCTTGATCCCATACCCGCTGAAACACATCGTACACAATGGCCGTGTGGCGGGGATCAGTGGTGCGAATAAAGCGATCGTACTGGATGTTGAGGCGATCCCAAAGTAATCGAAACCCTGAAGCAATGCGATCGCAGTGCTCTTGGGGAGACTGCTGGTGGGCGGCGGCTGCCCGTTGAATTTTCTGCCCATGCTCATCTAGCCCAGTCACCAAGAGAACTCGCTTGCCGCGCAGTCGCTGAAACCTAGCAATGACATCAGCCGCCATGGTTGTGTAAGCACTGCCAATATGGGGCAAGTCGTTGACATAGTAAAGGGGTGTTGTTAGAGCAAATGTATCTCTAGCGGAAACACTCATGAAAATTAATGCTATAGCTAAACTACTATTATATTAAGAGCTGTAAACACAAGTTAGTTATCACGCTGACACTATCCTGACCATTCGCGGATTCCTTCTGTACAGTAGTGTACGCTGCCTGTAGGGTTTGACAGTTAAGCCTTTGCTAAGGACAGGCACTATGGAGTTTAAAGAACCCAGGATCTGGATCTGAATCGACTAGGCTAACTCATTTAGCCCATCAGGCTAAGACTTATCGCATTCGCGCAAGCTTGCTGACAATCCAACACTGAAGGCTGGCTGCGGAGGTTTAGGCAAAAGGCAGAAGCCCTTACATGCCTAACCAATCAGTTCGCACTATCAGACCCTAGTACCCGTCCAACGCTTGGCATATTCATAGCTGCTTTCATAACAGCTACTCTAAATGGCTCATAACTCTAGGGTAAGCAGTACTAGCTTTTCAATGCTAGCCATTACTCAATGTCGAGAGCACGCATCTATCTAGCTAACCTACCGACCCAGCTAAGCTACAGATGTCATGCTCAAACCACGATGGCTTCAGAGAGCACAACTCGCGAGAAGGAGCAGATTACCCTGTGCTAGATAGTTTTACCATTTACACTTCTAGCCCCTACTCTAAAATGCCCCTTATCTCAGAGCAATAGTAGCAAAGCTTACATCTGTGTCCTGACTTGGGAAAAACCTAGGACGTAGACAACGCTATGCTAGCGTCGCCGCGAAGAGTCACAGAACCTTAAGTATTAGTAACTAGTGTAATTGGAAATTCTCTGGACAAAGATTGAGAAAATCCGTAGTTTTACAACCAGCCAAATTAGCCTTATGCAGCATCTCTAGCTAAGAGAGTATTGGCCATGTATGCAGGGTCATAACTACCTCCTACTAGCAACTAGTACAGACCTGATGCAAAAAACGGCTACAGCAAGCGCTGTAACCGCCTAACCTTAATCAACGTTTACCCATCCTGGATCTAGGTTGAGGTTCTATGCAGCCGCTAGCTGAGACGCTACAAAGTCCCAGTTCACCAAATTTGTGAAGAAGGTTTCAATGTACTTAGGACGAAGGTTTTGGTAGTCCAGGTAGTAGGCATGTTCCCAAACATCAATGGTCAGCAAGGGGGTTTGTCCTAGAGCAATAGGATTATCAGCATT
The Cyanobacteriota bacterium genome window above contains:
- the metG gene encoding methionine--tRNA ligase, with the translated sequence MSVSARDTFALTTPLYYVNDLPHIGSAYTTMAADVIARFQRLRGKRVLLVTGLDEHGQKIQRAAAAHQQSPQEHCDRIASGFRLLWDRLNIQYDRFIRTTDPRHTAIVYDVFQRVWDQGDIYSSQQQGWYCVACEEFKEERELLDDRRCPIHTNQVVEWRDEQNYFFRLSRYQAILEDLYEKRPDFIQPESRRNEVLSFVSQGLKDFSISRVNVQWGIPVPTDATQTLYVWFDALLGYITALLDPEDDPKLDNAVKTWYPFNLHLIGKDILRFHAVYFPAMLISAGLPLPHAVFGHGFLTKDGQKMGKSLGNTIDPIQLVDRYGADAVRFYFMKEIEFGRDGDFNEQRFVNTVNADLANDLGNLLNRTLQMTHKYCGGVVPVIDDNDTTLMNPLKNLACNLGKEVSESYEHLALHNACESALAVARYGNKFIDEQAPWKRYKQGEQAAVRQILYAVLESVRLIAYLLSPVIPGVSTRVYHQLGYEVDFNRSELLPEFAVHANWGALQPMQPLAQPSPVFQRLELST